One Triticum dicoccoides isolate Atlit2015 ecotype Zavitan chromosome 4B, WEW_v2.0, whole genome shotgun sequence genomic window carries:
- the LOC119295745 gene encoding protein MODIFIER OF SNC1 1-like, with product MVAITALADGKRWAGISQTGKPGAKAPKPINLPNQRLDSHGLRSDEIVPKGTTTWGGKSMLPASNAWASPLLLNPKNDGASGSPSHIDDRPSSRGSSTSSSSVGSDFLDLPSYSLPMAVNYSLSTEIRSGSLQVSRFPDSFSNVLKAPLKAVGRRAPTSQGKGFSLSMDDFPVLGSRNSASNSQQGQISGRWPTIASGIVATQDKEGKNPITGTGEVILSCSYEHEIISRMDYVCKGDDPIPAAKLIRGAEQAQLHDPQVPNICIPPPLLDYWHRPPDQPPDENGKLHSGEMPYGLYKHADPTGFAVESLAHRDQFALNEEALAKQDTGHGGYYPDKRDISHAHMPADCCVINQSCHVLGKVKNGHADVLEIEKQPIIKKDVALLEKIKCLNNKARNFRALNLSNLPSSLLKDSKVKHPKIIRVEEDPATKYVPFSASTSETGPAFDRLNSVSQSSSSVSTNPSNGPDKGVTVVCLSEKQVTEFSQAGKVGKSADRHAYGRSDISRNMLDGSAQDMPSRITGHGCEEHSIVDSLRGVLMVDAQQDQLLSRNTSQQPHVTVADKEPNWLHCEDQHSRMRYLSAQAAKQLQDAEKWISQQNINAIAKLEELRRYQSIQSQKSNDAPPDADMYCKPKTRDDVTAKCASSVADTCCIVSADGHNAPQPVAGVKISEVSIGSSAESNTSGVSKGYNFRSSAKSTQVNMMEHISLNSLSHDNSTPEHWPMEHRQMHFGSWERNITDREIPADTKCAEAKNHGDLLTRNKSSRRNFNSVRPAAPPAFNEKNSTEVLSMQKTHVPCIAINSSIIPAKVTSVTGLIVGNIMLDDVPLASVNREWAVPTKEVHDAASSLSGPRQVKKSDKSQHGLLPVQTPIPNNSVMCKPIKQTGRKEEHAEGGPNGMAVVDGLASAVQILAKPAEYFNVADVIQESSDQWQQGDVQFELKAHGGTEDRSKLTGMASLPDNTWEKHPATDSPRRYHVEAQRNVGIRYGYRERAGRGRFFHDSPAPSRARWMPKYISHPQSDAQYDGVSEWLQDSHQFLLDNSQGLDSKPIQIADRDAGMDLQGGEGNVGMSFGDENPLIWNETEWEYQPLFPAPHRVGQQHGNTSDDGQRGRGRHSEYRQQHGDASGDGQRGRGRHSEYHYPEPVRSRDATPDIQRNPGGADNHQYPAYLRAGMHTERRYYI from the exons ATGGTGGCCATCACCGCGCTCGCGGACGGCAAGAG GTGGGCGGGGATTTCTCAGACGGGGAAGCCCGGGGCGAAGGCTCCTAAACCCATCAACTTGCCGAACCAGAG GTTGGACAGCCATGGCCTCCGCAGTGACGAGATTGTTCCAAA GGGCACGACCACTTGGGGCGGCAAATCAATGCTCCCAGCATCAAATGCATGGGCTTCACCTTTGCTTCTGAATCCCAAGAACGATGGAGCTTCTGGTTCACCTAGCCACATTGATGATCGTCCTTCTTCCCGAGGAAGCTCGACGTCATCATCATCAGTTGGAAGTGACTTCCTTGACTTACCATCGTATAGTTTGCCAATGGCCGTAAATTATTCTCTAAGCACAGAGATAAGATCAGGGAGCTTGCAAGTTTCTCGTTTTCCAGATTCTTTCAGTAATGTTCTAAAAGCACCATTGAAAGCTGTTGGCAGACGG GCACCTACATCACAGGGGAAAGGGTTCAGCCTAAGTATGGATGATTTCCCAGTACTTGGCTCCAGAAACTCTGCGTCAAACAGTCAACAAG GGCAAATTTCAGGAAGGTGGCCAACTATTGCTTCTGGTATTGTGGCAACACAAGATAAAGAAGGAAAGAACCCGATAACTG GAACTGGTGAGGTAATTTTGTCTTGCAGTTATGAGCATGAAATTATCTCAAGAATGGACTATGTTTGCAAAGGAGACGATCCTATTCCTGCTGCAAAGTTGATAAGGGGAGCTGAGCAGGCTcaactgcatgatccccaagttccTAATATATGTATACCTCCTCCATTGTTGGATTACTGGCATCGTCCTCCTGATCAGCCACCTGATGAAAATGGAAAATTGCATAGTGGAGAGATGCCATATGGTCTGTACAAGCATGCTGACCCGACTGGCTTTGCTGTTGAATCTCTTGCTCATCGTGATCAGTTCGCGCTCAACGAGGAGGCACTAGCAAAGCAGGATACTGGACATGGTGGGTATTATCCAGACAAGAGGGATATATCTCATGCTCACATGCCTGCTGATTGTTGTGTCATAAATCAATCTTGCCATGTTCTTGGGAAGGTCAAGAATGGCCATGCAGATGTACTTGAGATCGAGAAGCAACCTATCATCAAGAAGGATGTGGCTCTATTAGAGAAAATCAAGTGTCTAAACAACAAAGCTAGAAATTTCCGTGCCCTTAACTTGTCCAATCTACCTTCATCTCTACTCAAGGACTCCAAGGTTAAACACCCAAAAATCATCCGTGTCGAGGAAGATCCTGCGACAAAATATGTTCCCTTCAGTGCTTCCACCAGTGAGACTGGTCCTGCCTTTGACAGGCTTAATTCTGTTTCTCAAAGCAGCAGTTCTGTGTCAACTAATCCATCAAATGGGCCTGATAAGGGTGTAACTGTTGTTTGTCTGTCAGAAAAACAAGTTACTGAATTCAGCCAAGCTGGAAAAGTTGGCAAATCTGCTGATCGCCATGCATATGGAAGAAGCGATATCTCAAGAAACATGCTTGATGGTTCTGCTCAGGACATGCCATCTCGTATTACTGGACATGGATGTGAAGAGCACTCCATAGTTGACTCTTTGCGAGGAGTTCTTATGGTAGATGCTCAACAAGACCAACTTCTTTCTAGGAACACCTCACAGCAGCCACATGTGACAGTTGCTGATAAGGAGCCAAATTGGCTTCACTGTGAAGACCAG CATTCCAGAATGAGATATTTGTCTGCTCAAGCTGCGAAACAACTACAGGACGCGGAGAAGTGGATTAGTCAACAAAATATAAATGCTATTGCAAAACTGGAAGAATTGAGGAGGTATCAATCAATACAGAGTCAGAAGTCCAATGATGCACCCCCAGACGCAGATATGTACTGCAAACCAAAAACGCGAGATGATGTGACTGCTAAATGTGCTAGTTCAGTGGCAGATACATGTTGTATTGTCTCTGCTGATGGTCATAATGCGCCTCAGCCAGTAGCTGGAGTCAAGATTAGTGAAGTTTCTATTGGTTCCAGTGCAGAATCAAATACTTCAGGTGTTAGTAAAGGTTATAATTTCAGGTCTTCAGCCAAGAGCACACAGGTTAACATGATGGAACACATTTCCCTCAACTCACTGTCACATGACAACAGTACTCCAGAACACTGGCCAATGGAGCACAGGCAAATGCATTTTGGTTCATGGGAGAGAAATATAACAGATAGGGAGATACCTGCAGACACGAAGTGTGCTGAAGCTAAAAATCATGGCGACCTCTTGACCAGAAACAAGAGCAGCAGGAGGAACTTTAATTCAGTTAGGCCTGCAGCGCCACCTGCGTTTAATGAGAAGAATTCTACAGAAGTCCTGAGTATGCAGAAAACCCATGTTCCATGTATTGCCATCAATAGTTCTATAATTCCTGCCAAGGTTACTTCTGTTACAGGTCTTATTGTGGGTAATATAATGCTTGATGATGTTCCACTTGCATCAGTAAACCGGGAGTGGGCAGTACCGACCAAGGAAGTACATGATGCAGCTAGTAGCCTCTCAGGGCCTCGGCAGGTCAAGAAATCAGACAAGAGCCAGCATGGTCTACTGCCTGTCCAGACTCCAATTCCAAACAATAGTGTCATGTGCAAACCGATTAAACAGACAGGCAGGAAAGAAGAGCATGCAGAAGGAGGTCCGAATGGTATGGCTGTAGTTGATGGACTTGCTTCGGCGGTGCAAATTCTCGCTAAACCGGCAGAGTACTTCAATGTGGCAGATGTTATACAGGAGTCATCTGATCAGTGGCAGCAAGGAGATGTGCAATTTGAGCTCAAGGCCCATGGTGGTACCGAGGACCGTTCAAAACTAACTGGAATGGCGTCCTTGCCTGACAATACTTGGGAAAAGCATCCGGCAACTGACAGTCCAAGGCGCTACCATGTTGAGGCCCAAAGGAATGTGGGGATTCGCTATGGTTacagggagagggcaggcaggggaCGCTTCTTCCACGACTCACCAGCTCCGTCTAGGGCTCGCTGGATGCCTAAATACATCTCCCATCCTCAGAGCGATGCACAATATGATGGTGTCTCTGAATGGCTGCAGGATTCCCACCAATTCTTATTGGACAACTCACAGGGATTGGACAGCAAACCGATTCAGATAGCTGACAGGGATGCTGGAATGGATCTGCAGGGTGGAGAAGGCAATGTAGGCATGAGCTTCGGAGATGAAAACCCCTTGATATGGAACGAAACAGAGTGGGAGTATCAGCCTCTCTTTCCAGCGCCACATCGCGTTGGCCAACAACACGGTAACACGAGTGATGATGGTCAAAGGGGTAGAGGCAGACACTCTGAGTACCGCCAACAACACGGTGACGCGAGTGGTGATGGTCAGAGGGGTAGAGGCAGACACTCTGAGTACCACTATCCGGAGCCGGTAAGATCTCGTGATGCTACACCTGACATCCAGCGGAACCCCGGCGGTGCTGACAATCATCAGTATCCGGCCTATTTAAGAGCGGGAATGCACACGGAGCGCAGGTACTATATTTGA